The following are encoded together in the Humulus lupulus chromosome 5, drHumLupu1.1, whole genome shotgun sequence genome:
- the LOC133780181 gene encoding COP1-interactive protein 1-like has translation MFNRLMEITKSFGNQEIDPEKSEQLKRTKAEIEKKVTTMLRLIKNEGQGKRKKTKKDTELLGLVENFYKDYQSLYELYDKLISESGTRVVRGRKHKECSSSSSSDSEYYSSEEIDPNNGKKFAFEAVSLEVLEMKNKLASLSEENDTLRSDSEASLSKLRQGEIMNKDLRFELDEKGRELLEKVKSHEDLRLELDNREGENSLLMKKLKENEDSFESKIAELKMQAGNMRVEIDCLSAQKGELEEMLACERANGVAQVKDLVKHINVMKHEVESIRGEVLDKMAQIESLNGELLARKILVEKKMLEDQKGQDDQVNESEQLRLEKEKQLDSLKSKKEELELQQEDKEHSQSNKSMKGLALSKEIRQNPQIVAKKMEDLAEKFRDGFENKFRLLSQRILITEQLNNENKERYMKMKEKYEKETKALEEKVAAYETEQRNNSNNMKEKELISALAESAMNNLESIVSKFEEKNDDFLVHISKVSNDVKFASDEVKRLKHNVDSLVAKLDDKEEEEVFLRDKVWNLEAKVSKEGGEKLNLMQEIDQLEKKVGKYEKQIREKEERLLCLGDEKREAIRQLCMLVDYHRIRFDHLKQLLSMSSLKCTKITSDGARNSFKAVNCV, from the exons ATGTTTAACAGGCTGATGGAAATAACAAAGTCATTTGGGAATCAAGAAATTGATCCTGAAAAATCAGAACAGCTGAAAAGGACTAAAGCAG AGATTGAAAAGAAGGTGACAACAATGTTGAGACTAATCAAGAATGAAGGCCAAGGAAAGAGGAAAAAAACCAAGAAAGACACAGAACTACTTGGACTGGTTGAGAACTTTTACAAGGACTACCAGTCACTCTATGAATTGTATGATAAGCTTATATCAGAGTCAGGAACAAGAGTAGTTCGTGGCAGAAAACACAAGGAGTGTTCTTCTAGTTCTAGCTCAGACTCCGAGTACTATTCGTCCGAAGAAATCGACCCAAACAATGGCAAAAAATTTGCATTTGAAGCTGTGAGTCTTGAAGTTCTTGAGATGAAGAACAAACTGGCTTCTTTGAGTGAAGAAAACGACACTTTGAGATCAGATTCTGAAGCTAGTTTGAGTAAATTACGACAAGGGGAGATCATGAACAAAGATTTGAGGTTCGAATTGGATGAGAAAGGTAGAGAACTTTTGGAGAAAGTTAAGTCTCATGAGGACTTGAGGTTGGAATTGGATAATAGAGAAGGTGAAAACTCTCTTCTCATGAAGAAACTCAAGGAGAATGAGGACAGTTTCGAGTCGAAAATCGCAGAGCTGAAAATGCAGGCTGGCAATATGAGAGTGGAGATTGATTGTTTGAGTGCTCAAAAGGGTGAGTTGGAAGAAATGTTGGCATGTGAAAGGGCAAATGGTGTGGCTCAAGTAAAGGACTTAGTGAAACATATCAATGTTATGAAGCATGAAGTTGAGTCTATAAGAGGTGAAGTTTTAGATAAAATGGCTCAGATTGAATCTCTGAATGGAGAGTTACTGGCTAGAAAGATCTTAGTTGAGAAGAAAATGCTGGAAGATCAAAAGGGTCAAGATGATCAAGTCAATGAGAGTGAGCAGTTGAGATTGGAGAAGGAAAAACAGTTGGATTCCTTGAAGAGCAAGAAAGAAGAATTGGAGTTGCAACAAGAGGACAAAGAACACTCCCAAAGTAACAAGTCAATGAAGGGTTTAGCTTTGAGTAAAGAGATTAGGCAAAACCCTCAAATTGTAGCAAAAAAGATGGAAGATTTGGCTGAGAAGTTCAGAGATGGTTTCGAAAACAAGTTTCGTTTGCTTAGTCAAAGAATCTTGATAACAGAACAATTGAACAATGAGAACAAAGAAAGGTACATGAAGATGAAAGAGAAGTATGAGAAAGAAACTAAAGCCTTGGAAGAAAAGGTTGCAGCTTATGAAACTGAGCAAagaaataatagtaataatatgaAAGAAAAAGAACTTATATCAGCATTAGCAGAGTCTGCAATGAATAATTTGGAGTCTATTGTCAGCAAGTTTGAGGAGAAAAATGATGACTTTTTGGTCCATATTTCAAAAGTGTCAAATGATGTTAAATTTGCAAGTGATGAAGTGAAAAGACTGAAGCATAATGTGGATTCATTGGTGGCAAAGCTAGatgataaagaagaagaagaggtttTTTTGAGAGACAAGGTGTGGAATTTAGAAGCTAAAGTGAGCAAAGAAGGAGGTGAAAAGTTGAACTTGATGCAAGAGATTGACCAACTTGAGAAAAAAGTTGGGAAATATGAGAAGCAAAttagagagaaagaagagaggcTTTTGTGTCTTGGGGATGAGAAGAGGGAGGCTATAAGGCAACTTTGTATGTTGGTTGACTATCATCGCATCCGTTTTGACCATCTCAAACAACTCCTCTCAATGTCGAGTTTAAAATGCACAAAGATTACTAGTGACGGAGCCAGAAATTCTTTTAAGGCGGTTAATTGTGTATAA
- the LOC133778565 gene encoding COP1-interactive protein 1, translated as MGRKRRVRDSIKSLFGNHIQEDKDEDMEGTKLEMDDKVNKILELIKDEEHTDNGSNTEANSNKEPLKLLVKDFHKQYQSLYARYDDLTGELRKKIHGKKEKDDSSSSSSDSDSDHSSKEKSSKNGRLESELHQIIDGIKQELEASHLQVADLKKKLAATTEEKEALNSEYLRALSNIQEAEKIVVDLKNEAEELKGERTQLLSDNRELNTQFEASRQLEADLNKKLEESENEKNSLIMEKESSIRMIQEGEQVAAELKSSADQLNNEKAALGQELEAIKEEFFNVKQQLQSTEQQVSDLNHTLKDKEEENRSLTLKISDEIQLSQNKVKELLAEASMLKENFGVKEREYSSLSETHETHRNETSTRIKEFDAQVAALELELQSIKGQKRELEVQIESKENEASKLAEDNVGLQAQISELSNEVQHAQDTIKELLAESSQLKEVFGVKEREYSTLSETHATHRNETSSRIKELEAQVVDLERELQSSEGKKRELEVQIGTKETEANKLTEDSVGLQAQISELSTEVQQGQDKLKELLAESSQLKEVFCVKEREYSTLSETHETHRNETSSRIKELEAQVADLDRELKSVEGQKRELEVHIENKETETNKLAEDNAGLQAKISGLSIEVQQAQDTIKELLAESSKLKDVFGVKEREYSTLSETHETHRNETSSRIKELEAQVVDLERELQSIEGQKRELEVQIGSKETDAIKLAENNVGLQAQISELSNEVQQSQDKIKELLAESSQLKEVFGVKEREYSTLSETHETHRSETSSRIKELEVQVADLDRELKSIEGQKRELEVHIESKETENNKLAEDNAGLQAKISGLSIEVQQAQDTIKELLAESSQLKEVFGVKEREYSTLSETHETHRNETSSRIKELEAQVVDLDRELKSIEGQKRELELQIESKETEAIKLAENNVGLQTKISGLSIEVQQAQDTIKELLAESSQLKEVFGVKEREYSTLSETHETHRSETSSRIKEFEVQVADLDRELKSIEGQKRDLELQIESKETEAKKLAEDNEGLQAKISGLSIEVQQAQDTIKEHLAESSQLKEVFGVKEREYSTLSETHETHRSETSSRIKELEVQVAELDRELKSIEGQKRELELQIESKETEAKKLAEDNAGLQAKISGLSIEVQQAQDTIKELLAESSQLKEVFGVKEREYSTLSETHETHRNETSSRIQELEAKVSGLELELQSKETDAAQLREENVMLQAQISGLSNDIQQAQDKIKELLAESSQLKDEYGVKEREYSTLSETHDTHRNETLTRIKELEAQVTGLELELQNKETDATQLREENVTLQAQISGLSNEIQQAQEKIKEALAESSQLKEEFGVKQREYSTLSETHDTHRNETSNRIKEFEAQVAGLALELESVKGQKSDADMQIESRETEARQLREDNEKLQAQISEISNEIHQAQDRIKELLAETSQLKEKFSEKEREYSSLSEMHELHRNEKSAQIKELEAQVTRLELELESVRSENRDMEVRIESKEAETTQLRDGNMELQSQVLKLESMSKEREDELSVLTKTLEDNNNESTSRIADLTTQINNLLADMDSLRAHKVELEQQILSKGDEASIQVKGLLDQVNSLQQELQSLHKQKSDLAAELEGKNQEISEFLIQIQNLKEEITSKSMDQQRIVEEKEGLAAENQNLELKIESVQKQNNEIEEQVRSKIHENGELREETVGLKDRVSELETTLAEKESEFSSLLEKLSTGENEASAQIIALTAQVSDLQKELDSVQAQKQELSERLTELENHKVELSSSIADHQRMLKEREDSHNKLNEEHTQVHGWFHDCKAKLEAAERKIETMVGDFSQKFESKDERVADMEIMLEDLRGELEVKEDEHRTLQDNIRNIEVKLRLSNQKLRITEQLLTEKEESFRIAEQKYLEEKRALEDRVTALSEAITAHQRMIKDISEKANDSISGLQTVIHKFEEEYKSHVESISVVSYDVEVAKNWVRERNDEKEKLKKEVSYLSEQLQETKRQELELSNRVEKLEVITTKGEREKENLVKKVGELEKMMEEKNKGIMGLGEEKREAIRQLCVWIDYHRSRYDYLKEVVSKTTTLRGQRAA; from the exons ATGGGAAGAAAACGACGTGTGAGGGATTCTATCAAATCCTTATTTGGAAATCATATTCAAGAAGATAAAGATGAAGACATGGAAGGAACTAAATTAG AAATGGATGATAAAGTGAATAAAATCTTGGAGCTTATCAAAGATGAAGAACATACGGACAATGGCAGCAATACTGAAGCAAACTCCAATAAAGAACCACTTAAACTGCTTGTCAAGGATTTCCATAAGCAGTACCAATCACTCTATGCACGTTATGATGATTTGACGGGAGAGCTGAGGAAAAAAATTCATGGCAAAAAAGAAAAGGACGACTCTTCTTCATCTAGCTCAGACTCTGACTCTGATCATTCGTCAAAAGAAAAAAGCAGCAAAAACGGACGGTTGGAAAGTGAACTACATCAAATAATTGATGGCATCAAGCAAGAACTTGAAGCATCACATCTGCAAGTTGCTGATTTAAAGAAGAAATTGGCAGCTACAACCGAAGAAAAGGAAGCTTTAAATTCAGAGTACTTGAGAGCTTTGAGCAACATACAAGAAGCTGAGAAAATAGTTGTGGACTTAAAGAATGAAGCTGAGGAGCTAAAAGGTGAAAGAACACAGCTTCTCAGTGATAACAGAGAACTAAATACACAGTTTGAAGCTTCCCGTCAGTTAGAAGCTGATCTCAATAAAAAATTAGAAGAGTCAGAGAATGAGAAAAATAGCTTGATCATGGAGAAAGAATCTTCAATCAGAATGATTCAAGAGGGGGAGCAGGTTGCAGCAGAATTAAAATCTTCTGCTGATCAACTAAACAACGAGAAAGCGGCACTTGGGCAAGAACTGGAAGCTATTAAAGAGGAATTTTTCAATGTAAAACAGCAACTGCAGTCTACAGAACAGCAAGTCTCTGATTTAAACCACACTCTGAAAGATAAAGAGGAAGAGAACAGATCTTTAACTTTGAAAATTTCAGATGAGATTCAACTGTCACAGAACAAAGTAAAAGAACTTTTGGCTGAAGCGAGTATGCTAAAGGAGAATTTTGGTGTGAAGGAAAGGGAATACTCATCTCTCTCTGAGACACACGAGACACATCGAAATGAGACGTCGACTCGAATAAAGGAATTTGATGCTCAAGTGGCAGCCTTGGAACTGGAGCTGCAGTCCATTAAAGGTCAAAAAAGAGAGCTGGAAGTTCAGATTGAGAGTAAAGAAAATGAAGCTAGCAAACTGGCAGAGGACAATGTAGGACTCCAAGCCCAAATCTCAGAACTTTCAAATGAGGTTCAGCACGCTCAGGACACAATAAAAGAGCTACTGGCAGAATCTAGTCAGTTAAAGGAGGTATTTGGTGTTAAGGAAAGGGAATATTCAACTCTGTCTGAGACACACGCGACACATCGAAATGAAACATCGAGCCGAATAAAGGAACTTGAGGCTCAAGTGGTGGACCTGGAACGGGAGCTGCAATCCAGTGAAGGTAAGAAAAGAGAACTGGAAGTGCAGATTGGGACCAAAGAAACTGAAGCTAACAAACTCACGGAGGACAGTGTAGGACTCCAAGCCCAAATCTCAGAACTTTCAACTGAGGTTCAGCAGGGTCAGGACAAACTAAAAGAACTACTGGCAGAATCTAGTCAGTTAAAGGAGGTATTTTGTGTTAAGGAAAGGGAATATTCGACTCTCTCTGAGACACATGAGACACATCGAAATGAAACATCGAGCCGAATAAAGGAACTTGAGGCTCAAGTGGCAGACCTGGATCGGGAGCTGAAGTCCGTTGAAGGTCAAAAAAGAGAGCTTGAAGTGCATATTGAGAACAAAGAAACTGAAACTAACAAACTGGCAGAGGACAATGCAGGACTCCAAGCCAAAATCTCAGGACTTTCAATTGAGGTTCAGCAAGCCCAGGACACAATAAAAGAGCTTTTGGCAGAATCTAGTAAGTTGAAAGACGTATTTGGTGTGAAGGAAAGGGAATATTCGACTCTCTCTGAGACACACGAGACACATCGGAATGAAACATCTAGCCGAATAAAGGAACTTGAGGCTCAAGTGGTAGACCTGGAACGGGAGCTGCAATCCATTGAAGGTCAAAAAAGAGAGCTGGAAGTGCAGATTGGGAGCAAAGAAACTGACGCTATCAAACTCGCAGAGAACAACGTAGGACTCCAAGCCCAAATCTCAGAACTTTCAAATGAGGTTCAGCAGAGTCAGGACAAAATAAAAGAACTACTGGCAGAATCTAGTCAGTTAAAGGAGGTATTTGGTGTGAAGGAAAGAGAATATTCGACTCTCTCTGAGACACATGAGACACATCGGAGTGAAACATCGAGTCGAATAAAGGAACTTGAGGTTCAAGTGGCAGACCTGGATCGGGAGCTGAAGTCCATTGAAGGTCAAAAAAGAGAGCTTGAAGTGCATATTGAGAGCAAAGAAACTGAAAATAACAAACTGGCAGAGGACAATGCAGGACTCCAAGCCAAAATCTCAGGACTTTCAATTGAGGTTCAGCAAGCCCAGGACACAATAAAAGAGCTTTTGGCAGAATCTAGTCAGTTGAAAGAGGTATTTGGTGTGAAGGAAAGGGAATATTCGACTCTCTCTGAGACACATGAGACACATCGGAATGAAACATCTAGTCGAATAAAGGAGCTTGAGGCTCAAGTGGTAGACCTGGATCGGGAGCTGAAGTCCATTGAAGGTCAAAAAAGAGAGCTGGAGCTGCAGATTGAGAGCAAAGAAACTGAAGCTATCAAACTGGCAGAGAACAACGTAGGACTCCAAACCAAAATCTCAGGACTTTCAATTGAGGTTCAGCAGGCTCAGGACACAATAAAAGAACTACTGGCAGAATCTAGTCAGTTAAAGGAGGTATTTGGTGTGAAGGAAAGGGAATATTCGACTCTCTCTGAGACACATGAGACACATCGGAGTGAAACATCGAGTCGAATAAAGGAATTTGAGGTTCAAGTGGCAGACCTTGATCGGGAGCTGAAGTCCATTGAAGGTCAAAAAAGAGATCTGGAGCTGCAGATTGAGAGCAAAGAAACTGAAGCTAAGAAACTGGCAGAGGACAATGAAGGACTTCAAGCCAAAATCTCAGGACTTTCAATTGAGGTTCAGCAGGCTCAGGACACAATAAAAGAGCATTTGGCAGAATCTAGTCAGTTGAAAGAGGTATTTGGTGTGAAGGAAAGGGAATATTCGACTCTCTCTGAGACACATGAGACACATCGGAGTGAAACATCGAGTCGAATAAAGGAACTTGAGGTTCAAGTGGCAGAACTGGATCGGGAGCTGAAGTCCATTGAAGGTCAAAAAAGAGAGCTGGAGCTGCAGATTGAGAGCAAAGAAACTGAAGCTAAGAAACTGGCAGAGGACAATGCAGGACTTCAAGCCAAAATCTCAGGACTTTCAATTGAGGTTCAGCAGGCTCAGGACACAATAAAAGAGCTTTTGGCAGAATCTAGTCAGTTGAAAGAGGTATTTGGTGTGAAGGAAAGGGAATATTCGACTCTCTCTGAGACACATGAGACACATCGGAATGAAACATCATCTCGAATACAGGAATTAGAGGCAAAAGTCTCAGGCCTGGAACTGGAGCTGCAGAGTAAAGAAACTGATGCAGCACAACTGAGAGAGGAAAATGTAATGCTACAAGCCCAAATTTCAGGACTTTCAAATGACATCCAACAGGCTCAGGACAAAATAAAAGAACTACTGGCAGAATCTAGTCAGCTGAAGGACGAATATGGTGTGAAGGAAAGGGAATATTCAACTCTTTCAGAGACGCATGACACGCATCGGAATGAGACACTGACTCGAATTAAGGAATTAGAGGCACAGGTGACAGGCCTGGAACTGGAGCTGCAGAATAAAGAAACTGATGCAACACAACTGAGAGAGGAAAATGTAACGCTACAAGCCCAGATTTCAGGACTTTCAAATGAAATTCAACAGGCCCAGGAAAAAATTAAAGAAGCGCTGGCAGAATCAAGTCAGCTGAAGGAGGAATTTGGGGTGAAGCAAAGAGAGTACTCAACTCTGTCAGAGACGCATGACACGCATCGAAATGAGACATCAAATAGAATTAAGGAGTTTGAGGCACAGGTGGCAGGTCTAGCATTGGAGCTCGAATCCGTTAAAGGTCAGAAAAGCGATGCGGATATGCAGATTGAGAGTAGAGAAACTGAAGCAAGACAACTAAGAGAGGACAATGAGAAACTGCAGGCCCAAATTTCAGAGATTTCAAATGAAATTCATCAAGCACAGGACAGAATTAAAGAGCTCTTGGCTGAAACTAGTCAGTTGAAGGAGAAATTCAGTGAGAAGGAAAGGGAGTATTCAAGTCTTTCCGAGATGCACGAGTTACACAGAAATGAAAAATCAGCTCAAATTAAAGAATTGGAGGCACAAGTGACACGCCTGGAACTGGAGCTGGAATCTGTAAGAAGTGAAAACAGAGATATGGAAGTGAGGATAGAGAGTAAGGAAGCTGAAACAACTCAGTTAAGAGATGGAAATATGGAGCTTCAATCCCAAGTTTTGAAACTTGAGTCAATGTCAAAAGAGAGAGAAGATGAACTTTCAGTTCTCACGAAGACCCTCGAGGACAACAACAATGAATCAACGTCTAGAATAGCAGATTTGACGACACAAATCAATAATCTGCTAGCCGATATGGATTCTTTGCGTGCTCATAAAGTGGAACTGGAACAGCAGATCTTAAGTAAAGGCGACGAAGCATCGATTCAAGTCAAAGGATTATTGGATCAGGTGAATTCATTGCAGCAAGAACTGCAGTCCCTCCACAAGCAGAAAAGCGATTTGGCAGCAGAACTAGAGGGCAAAAATCAAGAGATATCCGAGTTCTTGATACAGATACAAAATTTGAAAGAAGAGATCACAAGCAAGAGTATGGATCAGCAGAGAATTGTAGAAGAGAAAGAAGGTTTAGCTGCGGAGAATCAGAATTTGGAGCTCAAGATTGAATCTGTTCAGAAACAGAACAATGAAATTGAGGAGCAAGTAAGAAGCAAAATCCATGAGAATGGTGAGTTGAGAGAAGAAACGGTGGGGCTAAAGGACAGAGTTTCGGAGTTAGAGACAACTTTGGCAGAGAAAGAGAGTGAATTCTCTTCCCTCCTGGAGAAACTTAGTACAGGAGAGAATGAAGCTTCAGCTCAGATAATAGCCTTAACAGCACAAGTTAGTGATCTGCAAAAGGAGTTGGATTCTGTGCAAGCTCAAAAGCAAGAGCTTTCAGAAAGATTAACCGAACTGGAGAATCACAAGGTCGAATTATCGAGCTCAATAGCCGATCACCAGAGGATGCTGAAAGAACGAGAGGATTCGCATAACAAGTTGAACGAGGAACACACTCAAGTCCATGGTTGGTTTCATGACTGCAAAGCGAAACTCGAAGCTGCAGAAAGGAAGATCGAAACAATGGTCGGGGACTTCAGTCAAAAATTCGAATCCAAAGATGAAAGAGTAGCTGATATGGAAATAATGCTCGAAGATTTGAGAGGAGAGTTGGAAGTTAAAGAAGATGAACATCGTACTTTACAAGATAATATTCGAAACATTGAAGTCAAGCTACGCCTCTCAAACCAGAAGCTTCGGATAACAGAGCAGTTATTAACTGAGAAAGAAGAAAGCTTCAGAATCGCAGAACAGAAATACCTCGAAGAGAAGAGAGCCCTCGAAGACAGAGTAACTGCATTGTCCGAAGCCATAACTGCTCATCAAAGAATGATCAAAGATATATCAGAAAAAGCAAACGACTCCATTAGTGGACTCCAAACAGTGATCCATAAATTCGAAGAGGAATACAAAAGCCACGTTGAGTCTATCTCCGTAGTGTCGTATGACGTTGAAGTGGCGAAGAATTGGGTCAGAGAAAGAAACGACGAAAAGGAGAAGCTGAAGAAGGAGGTCAGTTACCTAAGTGAACAACTTCAAGAGACGAAACGACAAGAGTTGGAGTTGTCAAACAGGGTGGAGAAGTTGGAGGTAATAACgacaaagggagagagagagaaagagaatttGGTGAAAAAAGTGGGAGAATTGGAGAAAATGATGGAAGAGAAGAACAAGGGGATTATGGGTTtgggagaagagaagagagaggcCATTAGACAGCTCTGTGTGTGGATTGATTATCACAGGAGTCGATATGATTATCTCAAGGAAGTTGTGTCAAAAACGACGACGTTGAGAGGCCAGAGGGCAGCCTAG